The Deltaproteobacteria bacterium genome window below encodes:
- the gspD gene encoding type II secretion system secretin GspD, producing MSARSIVALATTMGLCLPQLAWAAPAAAPTRGTGAPRAPSSAKPAADPKDTAGGRGGGTARPAAEDDGGGELSGDEGGGGPAGHNICRKQPRGAKFRITLPKEAELDDLVNWMMSVSCQKFIWDPKVRGGKVTILSPEAVTVEEAYAAFYAALQTMGLTVEPSGQYFKIVETADAKGKTLPVYGPGGRAPDNDRYVTQLYRVTSGNAGDIVTLLDKLKTKQGSVDQIGELVIITDTGASVRRLLKIVQQLDDPKVSAEKIFFFQLRYADPEAIAETIREIFGEKGGTAKGSTAAKPSSAKGRSSSSAASTTSSTDLGFSRVIVDERTGTLIIVSQEQDYHVIRKLIEQLDVPLSGGTGRIHVVKLRNADPEEVANVLTQLGSGAQQRGRGAGAQGGRQGQQNQQNQQPQTPAGAQPGETFSGDIRVTADPATRSLVILASQADYEALREVIDALDAERKQVYLEVYLLELNIDKVIEAGVGAHFGAGFNVDAAGTSGQGVGFVANAPSAKANSLVLNSGILPGLAAGVLGPQIPGSGALTGLGQDIPAFGVIIQALQTDSDVNFVAEPHLYTADNQEASIEVGRNVPTPGAVSFNPGGGGPGGGLVPFQSIQRQDVSLSVKVTPHVNDGKTVTLDIEMENNEIADVSPTLGVTTTKRRLKLEKVVARDDQPVVLGGLVQEVERESVSQVPGLGQVPLLGWLFKSKRKQRTKVNLLMILVPHILETPDDARRIHKRRMDERLEFLERYTAFKRRDLSTNINYRKKAGLLASVNAEANRMLDEEAARATAELEMQRTEITGEIGLSPARYEEEADDGGDTNGSPSSPPPTPTRPTPAMPTTPTQPPRKPN from the coding sequence ATGAGCGCTCGCTCGATCGTCGCGTTGGCGACCACGATGGGGCTGTGCCTGCCGCAGCTGGCATGGGCCGCACCCGCCGCTGCGCCGACGCGTGGCACCGGAGCCCCGCGGGCGCCGTCCTCGGCCAAGCCGGCGGCGGATCCCAAGGACACCGCCGGTGGCCGTGGTGGCGGCACCGCGCGCCCGGCCGCGGAAGACGACGGCGGCGGCGAGCTCTCGGGTGACGAGGGCGGCGGCGGCCCGGCGGGTCACAACATCTGCCGCAAGCAGCCGCGCGGGGCCAAGTTCCGCATCACGCTGCCCAAGGAGGCCGAGCTCGACGATCTCGTCAACTGGATGATGAGCGTCAGCTGCCAGAAGTTCATCTGGGACCCCAAGGTCCGTGGCGGCAAGGTCACGATCCTCTCGCCCGAGGCGGTCACCGTCGAGGAGGCCTACGCGGCCTTCTACGCGGCGTTGCAGACGATGGGGCTCACCGTCGAGCCCTCGGGGCAGTACTTCAAGATCGTCGAGACCGCCGACGCCAAGGGCAAGACCCTGCCGGTGTACGGGCCCGGCGGCCGGGCGCCCGACAACGATCGCTACGTGACGCAGCTGTACCGGGTGACCAGCGGCAACGCCGGCGACATCGTGACGCTGCTCGACAAGCTCAAGACCAAGCAGGGCAGCGTCGATCAGATCGGCGAGCTCGTCATCATCACCGACACCGGTGCCAGCGTCCGTCGTCTGCTGAAGATCGTGCAGCAGCTCGACGACCCCAAGGTCTCGGCCGAGAAGATCTTCTTCTTCCAGCTGCGCTACGCCGACCCGGAGGCGATCGCGGAGACCATCCGCGAGATCTTCGGCGAGAAGGGCGGCACCGCCAAGGGCAGCACCGCTGCCAAGCCGTCGAGCGCCAAGGGCCGCTCGAGCTCGAGCGCAGCGAGCACGACCTCGAGCACGGACCTCGGGTTCTCGCGCGTGATCGTCGACGAGCGCACCGGCACGCTCATCATTGTCTCGCAGGAGCAGGACTACCACGTCATCCGCAAGCTCATCGAGCAGCTCGACGTGCCGCTCTCGGGGGGCACCGGCCGCATCCACGTGGTCAAGCTGCGCAACGCCGACCCCGAGGAGGTCGCGAACGTGCTCACGCAGCTGGGCTCGGGTGCGCAGCAGCGCGGCCGCGGCGCGGGTGCGCAGGGCGGTCGACAGGGCCAGCAGAACCAGCAGAACCAACAGCCGCAGACGCCGGCGGGTGCTCAGCCCGGCGAGACCTTCTCGGGTGACATCCGCGTGACCGCGGATCCGGCGACGCGTTCGCTGGTGATCCTCGCCTCGCAGGCCGACTACGAAGCGCTGCGCGAGGTGATCGACGCACTCGATGCCGAACGCAAGCAGGTCTACCTCGAGGTCTACCTGCTCGAGCTCAACATCGACAAGGTCATCGAGGCCGGCGTGGGCGCGCACTTCGGTGCTGGCTTCAACGTCGACGCCGCGGGCACCTCCGGTCAGGGCGTCGGCTTCGTCGCCAACGCGCCGTCGGCCAAGGCCAACTCGCTGGTGTTGAACTCGGGCATCCTGCCGGGCCTCGCGGCCGGCGTGCTGGGCCCCCAGATCCCCGGCTCGGGCGCGCTCACCGGCCTCGGGCAGGACATCCCCGCGTTCGGCGTCATCATCCAGGCGCTGCAGACCGACAGCGACGTGAACTTCGTCGCCGAGCCGCACCTCTACACGGCCGACAACCAGGAGGCGAGCATCGAGGTCGGGCGCAACGTGCCGACCCCCGGTGCGGTCAGCTTCAACCCCGGTGGTGGTGGCCCCGGCGGCGGTCTGGTGCCGTTCCAGTCGATCCAGCGCCAGGACGTGTCGCTGTCGGTGAAGGTCACGCCGCACGTCAACGACGGCAAGACCGTCACGCTCGACATCGAGATGGAGAACAACGAGATCGCCGACGTCAGCCCGACGCTCGGCGTGACCACCACCAAGCGTCGACTCAAGCTCGAGAAGGTCGTCGCGCGCGACGACCAGCCGGTGGTGCTGGGTGGCTTGGTGCAGGAGGTCGAGCGCGAGAGCGTGTCGCAGGTGCCCGGTCTCGGTCAGGTGCCGCTGCTCGGCTGGCTGTTCAAGAGCAAGCGAAAGCAGCGCACGAAGGTCAACCTGTTGATGATCCTCGTGCCGCACATCCTCGAGACGCCGGACGACGCGCGGCGGATCCACAAGCGCCGCATGGACGAGCGCCTCGAGTTCCTCGAGCGCTACACCGCGTTCAAGCGCCGCGACCTCAGCACCAACATCAACTATCGCAAGAAGGCCGGTTTGCTGGCGTCGGTCAACGCCGAGGCCAACCGCATGCTCGACGAGGAGGCCGCGCGCGCGACCGCCGAGCTCGAGATGCAGCGCACCGAGATCACCGGCGAGATCGGGCTGTCGCCGGCGCGCTACGAGGAGGAGGCCGACGACGGTGGCGACACCAACGGCAGCCCGTCGTCCCCGCCGCCCACGCCGACCCGCCCGACCCCGGCGATGCCGACCACGCCGACGCAGCCGCCGCGCAAGCCCAACTGA
- the gspF gene encoding type II secretion system inner membrane protein GspF, translating into MPAYAYQGMTSKGRAVKGVATAENVGVLKASLKRDGVFLTQVTETNAPGVAPSPGAAADRNVDLSGLFDRVTPKMVAATTRLLGTLLHAGVTLPESLKAMTDQVESQRLKGILSDVAVRVNEGSSLADSLSRYPKVFPQLYINMVRAGEASGALETVLFRLAEFLEKQIEIQGRVSKALMYPIVLAILGAGIVTVLMVSIVPKITGMFADMQAELPWNTKLLIWLSDFISGFWWLILIGIVGGIWLFRRWRASRAGKWVGDTILLGLPVVGELVRKIAIARFARTLSTLLASGVQLLAALDIVKSLLGNVVLERVVGEARDNIREGEGIANALKRSRQFPPLVTHMIAVGERSGQLEQMLTDLADAYDRETNQAIDKFTTLLEPLTIVIMGGAVGFVIYSIMRPIMMITEMAGKT; encoded by the coding sequence ATGCCCGCGTACGCCTACCAGGGGATGACGAGCAAGGGGCGCGCCGTGAAGGGCGTCGCGACGGCCGAGAACGTCGGCGTGCTCAAGGCCTCGCTCAAGCGAGACGGCGTCTTCCTCACCCAGGTCACCGAGACCAACGCCCCCGGGGTCGCGCCGTCGCCCGGCGCCGCCGCCGATCGCAACGTCGACCTCTCGGGCCTGTTCGACCGCGTCACCCCGAAGATGGTCGCCGCGACCACGCGTCTGCTCGGGACCCTTCTGCACGCCGGCGTCACGCTGCCCGAGTCGCTGAAGGCCATGACCGATCAGGTCGAGAGCCAGCGCCTCAAGGGCATCCTCAGCGACGTCGCGGTGCGCGTGAACGAGGGCTCGTCGCTGGCCGACTCGCTCTCGCGCTACCCCAAGGTGTTCCCGCAGCTCTACATCAACATGGTCCGCGCCGGCGAGGCCTCGGGTGCGCTCGAGACGGTGTTGTTCCGGCTCGCGGAGTTCCTCGAGAAGCAGATCGAGATCCAGGGCCGCGTCAGCAAGGCGCTGATGTACCCGATCGTGCTCGCGATCCTCGGCGCCGGCATCGTCACGGTGCTGATGGTGAGCATCGTGCCGAAGATCACCGGCATGTTCGCCGACATGCAGGCCGAGCTGCCATGGAACACGAAGCTGCTCATCTGGCTGTCGGACTTCATCTCCGGATTCTGGTGGCTCATCCTCATCGGGATCGTCGGTGGCATCTGGCTGTTCCGGCGCTGGCGGGCCAGCCGCGCCGGCAAGTGGGTGGGCGACACCATCCTGCTGGGGCTGCCGGTGGTGGGCGAGTTGGTGCGCAAGATTGCGATCGCTCGATTCGCTCGTACGCTGTCGACGTTGCTCGCGTCGGGTGTGCAGCTGCTCGCGGCACTCGACATCGTCAAGTCACTGCTGGGCAACGTCGTGCTCGAGCGCGTCGTCGGTGAGGCCCGCGACAACATCCGCGAGGGCGAGGGCATCGCCAACGCCCTCAAGCGCAGCCGTCAGTTCCCACCGCTGGTGACGCACATGATCGCGGTCGGCGAGCGCTCCGGCCAGCTCGAGCAGATGTTGACCGATCTCGCCGACGCCTACGACCGCGAGACCAACCAAGCCATCGACAAGTTCACCACGCTGCTCGAACCCCTCACCATCGTCATCATGGGCGGCGCCGTCGGCTTCGTGATCTACTCGATCATGCGGCCCATCATGATGATCACCGAGATGGCGGGGAAGACCTGA
- a CDS encoding prepilin-type N-terminal cleavage/methylation domain-containing protein, whose translation MMPPSSDTGEAVRVQARRRRVRKFAGFTLLEVLVAVAILSMSLTSMLSSQMAAMRATRYARDVSVAAFLAESKLLDLESQLQIDGWGSDDKTFDGDFSEEGWPDIRYECLIDFIEVPDFNVLQQAAQAGETDGDGGGGPSAYVATADDQAFAGMGMVWPIVKGAIEQSIRKSSCRVIWIDGKIEQDFTVETFWTDPKQLMQLPQAGGEVDETDDSREDGTQDPTKPGGAGGTTPGSTPTGKPGMSPTSGTLPGGRK comes from the coding sequence ATGATGCCCCCCTCCAGCGACACGGGCGAAGCGGTGCGCGTGCAGGCGCGGCGGCGACGCGTGCGCAAGTTCGCGGGCTTCACCCTGCTCGAGGTGTTGGTCGCGGTCGCAATCCTCTCGATGTCGCTGACCTCGATGTTGTCGTCGCAGATGGCGGCGATGCGGGCGACTCGCTACGCGCGCGACGTGTCGGTGGCGGCGTTCCTGGCCGAGTCGAAGCTGCTCGACCTCGAGTCACAGCTGCAGATCGACGGCTGGGGCAGCGACGACAAGACCTTCGACGGCGACTTCAGCGAGGAGGGCTGGCCCGACATCCGCTACGAGTGCCTCATCGACTTCATCGAGGTGCCGGATTTCAACGTCCTGCAGCAGGCCGCGCAAGCCGGCGAGACCGACGGCGACGGCGGCGGTGGACCCTCGGCCTACGTGGCGACCGCCGACGATCAGGCCTTCGCCGGCATGGGCATGGTGTGGCCGATCGTGAAGGGCGCGATCGAGCAGTCGATCCGCAAGTCGTCGTGCCGCGTCATCTGGATCGACGGCAAGATCGAGCAGGACTTCACGGTCGAGACCTTCTGGACCGATCCGAAGCAGCTCATGCAGCTGCCCCAGGCCGGCGGCGAGGTCGACGAGACCGACGACTCCCGCGAGGACGGCACCCAGGATCCGACCAAGCCCGGTGGTGCGGGCGGCACGACCCCGGGCTCGACCCCCACCGGCAAGCCCGGCATGTCGCCGACCAGCGGCACGCTGCCCGGAGGTCGCAAGTGA
- a CDS encoding general secretion pathway protein GspK — protein sequence MSVPRDTTPDPLRRSAARRRSAARGGRGARAGGDRQQGVAVLLVLACLAVLAPFTATFNYQARVDWQSAVNVRDEVAARNIERGAMQLSLLLFEIQRMVFNQRQFRDFMGTMDITQVAPYLMAAFGTADGAQGLGDLVGIDTTALSGLALTTGSFEYRVTAESGKINVNCLAKQAKAGEKDNPAGFATETLEALMSPTLYDPLFEEEKSDGQYYARTDIVRAMADYVDDDRSRFDIIKLRSGSAAENDRYGELFDPYLPRNARLDSLEELHLVAGVDDDWMSAFSPELTVYGACKVNLNFASAEQIALVIRHSVSASDRWKTEGENFMLKTMPLANYVVDMREFNLFEKLDDFKDLVAKPDQYMNPMLALGGSQSSQQQQQLPRVPEGIEVRVNPPKTEEDNYGALKEVATVAAERIYRIEVITTVNAVNKRLTAVYDMQYARSQSQGKGAWLHVRED from the coding sequence ATGAGCGTGCCCCGCGACACCACGCCCGATCCTCTTCGTCGCAGCGCGGCGCGCCGTCGCAGCGCGGCGCGCGGGGGCCGTGGTGCCCGTGCCGGTGGCGATCGCCAGCAGGGCGTGGCGGTGCTGCTGGTGTTGGCGTGCCTGGCCGTGCTCGCGCCCTTCACCGCCACCTTCAACTACCAGGCGCGGGTCGACTGGCAGTCGGCCGTCAACGTGCGCGACGAGGTCGCGGCCCGCAACATCGAGCGCGGTGCGATGCAGCTCTCGCTGCTGCTGTTCGAGATCCAGCGCATGGTCTTCAACCAGCGCCAGTTCCGCGACTTCATGGGCACGATGGACATCACCCAGGTCGCGCCCTACCTGATGGCCGCGTTCGGCACCGCCGATGGTGCGCAGGGCCTGGGCGATCTGGTCGGCATCGACACCACCGCGCTCTCGGGTCTGGCGCTCACGACCGGCAGCTTCGAGTACCGGGTCACGGCCGAGAGCGGCAAGATCAACGTCAACTGTCTCGCCAAGCAGGCCAAGGCCGGCGAGAAGGACAACCCCGCCGGCTTCGCGACCGAGACCCTCGAGGCCCTGATGTCGCCGACCCTGTACGACCCGCTCTTCGAGGAGGAGAAGAGCGACGGTCAGTACTACGCGCGCACCGACATCGTGCGCGCGATGGCCGACTACGTCGACGATGATCGCAGCCGCTTCGACATCATCAAGCTGCGCTCGGGATCTGCGGCCGAGAACGACCGCTACGGCGAGCTCTTCGACCCCTACCTCCCCCGCAACGCCCGGCTCGACAGCCTCGAGGAGCTCCACCTGGTCGCCGGCGTCGACGACGACTGGATGTCGGCGTTCTCGCCCGAGCTCACCGTCTACGGCGCGTGCAAGGTCAACCTCAACTTCGCGAGCGCCGAGCAGATCGCCCTGGTCATCCGTCACTCGGTGTCGGCCAGCGATCGCTGGAAGACCGAGGGTGAGAACTTCATGCTCAAGACCATGCCGCTGGCGAACTACGTGGTCGACATGCGTGAGTTCAACCTGTTCGAGAAGCTCGACGACTTCAAGGACCTGGTCGCCAAGCCCGACCAGTACATGAACCCGATGCTCGCGCTCGGCGGCAGCCAGTCGAGCCAGCAGCAGCAGCAGCTGCCGCGGGTGCCCGAGGGCATCGAGGTGCGGGTCAACCCGCCCAAGACAGAAGAGGACAACTACGGTGCGCTGAAGGAGGTCGCGACCGTCGCGGCCGAACGGATCTACCGCATCGAGGTCATCACCACCGTCAACGCCGTCAACAAGCGCCTGACCGCGGTCTACGACATGCAGTACGCACGGTCGCAGAGCCAGGGCAAGGGTGCGTGGTTGCACGTGCGCGAGGACTGA
- the tadA gene encoding Flp pilus assembly complex ATPase component TadA — MSTQTQPAITPPSGPAPEIAELISSALAPAPAPLGPLLQPGVRPDARPIGELLIEAGVCTVEALAEALTAQHLEDERVGETLVRLRHVSEFDVCRALGRQFALPCVERSAVDAVQDELVERLPIGYARHNSVLPYRLDRDAGTLQVFAGDPTRLLDLDDLARIYDAEVLVTLMPPSALAELINAVYARRTKDVDLEKKEEAFDEEDEDILHASAEDAPIIRFVNGLIFNASKEKASDIHIEPGDREITVRNRVDGVLHEVKRAPKAHHASIIARVKIMAGLNIAEKRLPQDGRIRRKIAGKEVDMRVATVPTAHGERVTIRLLDKSAMALSLDAIGVAPDHFRIIDEVIHRPHGIFLVTGPTGSGKTTTLYSCLARINRPDLNILTIEDPVEYQLQGISQVQVQPKIDLTFAGGLRSFLRHDPDVIMVGEIRDLETAEIAIQASLTGHLVLSTIHTNDAATGITRLVDMGVQPFLVASSLVALQAQRLVRRVCTGCARPVRPAAQDLLDVGIDPERFFAGEPALRAPLLGEDGLPIPLVAPAGRSVPPPGLLFENNPQGCERCGNTGYSGRTGVYEVLQITEEIRRLAIRNADSSQIKHAAVEAGMRTLRDDGAHKILCGMTTIEEVMRVTAEEV; from the coding sequence ATGTCCACGCAGACCCAGCCCGCGATCACGCCGCCCTCGGGACCCGCACCCGAGATCGCCGAGCTCATCTCGAGCGCGCTCGCGCCCGCGCCGGCACCGCTCGGACCGCTGTTGCAGCCGGGCGTGCGACCGGACGCGCGCCCGATCGGCGAGCTGCTGATCGAGGCGGGCGTGTGCACGGTCGAGGCGTTGGCCGAGGCCCTCACCGCGCAGCACCTCGAGGACGAGCGCGTGGGTGAGACCCTGGTGCGGCTGCGCCACGTCAGCGAGTTCGACGTGTGTCGCGCGCTCGGCCGGCAGTTCGCGCTGCCGTGTGTGGAGCGCAGCGCCGTGGATGCCGTGCAGGACGAGCTGGTCGAGCGGCTGCCGATCGGCTACGCGCGGCACAACTCCGTGCTGCCGTATCGGCTCGATCGCGACGCCGGCACCCTGCAGGTGTTCGCGGGCGACCCCACGCGCCTGCTCGACCTCGACGACCTCGCACGGATCTACGACGCCGAGGTGCTGGTCACGTTGATGCCACCGTCGGCGCTGGCCGAGCTCATCAACGCGGTCTACGCCCGCCGCACCAAGGACGTCGACCTCGAGAAGAAGGAAGAGGCCTTCGACGAGGAGGACGAGGACATCCTCCACGCCTCGGCCGAGGACGCGCCGATCATCCGCTTCGTGAACGGCCTCATCTTCAACGCCAGCAAGGAGAAGGCCTCCGACATCCACATCGAGCCCGGCGACCGCGAGATCACGGTGCGCAACCGGGTCGACGGCGTGCTGCACGAGGTCAAGCGCGCACCCAAGGCCCACCACGCCAGCATCATCGCCCGCGTGAAGATCATGGCTGGCCTCAACATCGCCGAGAAGCGACTGCCGCAGGACGGCCGCATCCGCCGCAAGATCGCCGGCAAGGAGGTCGACATGCGCGTCGCGACCGTGCCGACCGCCCACGGCGAGCGCGTGACCATCCGTCTGCTCGACAAGAGCGCGATGGCGCTGTCGCTCGACGCCATCGGCGTCGCGCCCGATCACTTTCGCATCATCGACGAGGTCATCCACCGCCCGCACGGCATCTTCCTCGTCACCGGCCCCACCGGCTCCGGCAAGACGACCACGCTGTACTCGTGCCTGGCGCGCATCAATCGTCCCGACCTCAACATCCTGACGATCGAGGACCCCGTCGAGTACCAGCTGCAGGGCATCAGCCAGGTGCAGGTGCAGCCGAAGATCGATCTCACCTTCGCGGGCGGCCTGCGCTCGTTCCTGCGCCACGACCCCGACGTCATCATGGTCGGCGAGATCCGCGACCTCGAGACCGCCGAGATCGCGATCCAGGCCTCGCTCACCGGTCACTTGGTGCTCTCGACCATCCACACGAACGACGCCGCCACCGGCATCACACGCCTGGTCGACATGGGCGTGCAGCCGTTCCTCGTCGCGTCGTCGTTGGTGGCGTTGCAGGCCCAGCGACTGGTGCGGCGCGTGTGCACCGGCTGCGCGCGACCGGTGCGTCCGGCCGCGCAGGACCTGCTCGACGTCGGCATCGATCCCGAGCGCTTCTTCGCCGGCGAGCCGGCCTTGAGGGCGCCGCTGCTGGGCGAGGACGGCCTGCCGATCCCACTGGTCGCGCCCGCGGGGCGCAGCGTGCCGCCGCCGGGGCTGTTGTTCGAGAACAACCCCCAGGGCTGCGAGCGCTGCGGCAACACCGGCTACAGCGGTCGAACCGGCGTCTACGAGGTGCTGCAGATCACCGAGGAAATTCGCCGGCTCGCGATCCGCAACGCCGACAGCAGCCAGATCAAGCATGCCGCTGTCGAGGCCGGCATGCGCACGCTCCGGGACGACGGCGCGCACAAGATCCTGTGCGGCATGACGACCATCGAAGAGGTCATGCGTGTGACCGCGGAGGAGGTCTAG
- a CDS encoding prepilin-type N-terminal cleavage/methylation domain-containing protein, whose protein sequence is MLGPTPLHRRRQAGITLIEILIVLAVLGLMVGMLVVGFGAGKQAEVGRATNQIANTIRYGFDKARVSGSYYRLLIDLEDGSFTLQEGDDAMYLPATNRDGEIVQVDERKLEERADRDKRAEESFNRSVQSAAYRDDPDAAGGSGGDAEVYQAQPRKVPRRKPPLFGAFEEENTLTGLTKPVALPEGVHVSYVRTADDLEPITKGQASLYFFPRGRTQKAHIQITSDDDTVAYTIVVEPLTGRVKVVDGLEDLQLPDDIHDEKDALGRETQRRSL, encoded by the coding sequence ATGCTCGGCCCCACGCCACTGCACCGCCGCCGCCAGGCCGGCATCACGCTCATCGAGATCCTCATCGTGCTCGCGGTGCTGGGTCTGATGGTCGGGATGCTCGTGGTCGGCTTCGGTGCGGGCAAGCAGGCCGAGGTCGGGCGCGCGACCAACCAGATCGCCAACACCATCCGCTACGGCTTCGACAAGGCGCGGGTCTCGGGCTCGTACTATCGCCTGCTGATCGACCTCGAGGACGGCAGCTTCACGCTGCAAGAGGGCGACGACGCGATGTACCTGCCGGCGACCAATCGCGACGGCGAGATCGTCCAGGTCGACGAGCGCAAGCTCGAGGAGCGGGCCGATCGCGACAAGCGGGCGGAGGAGTCGTTCAACCGCTCGGTGCAGTCGGCGGCCTACCGCGACGACCCCGACGCCGCCGGTGGCAGTGGCGGTGACGCGGAGGTCTACCAGGCCCAGCCGCGCAAGGTGCCGCGCCGCAAGCCGCCGCTGTTCGGCGCCTTCGAAGAGGAGAACACGCTCACCGGCCTCACCAAGCCGGTCGCGTTGCCCGAGGGCGTGCACGTCTCCTACGTGCGCACCGCCGATGATCTCGAGCCCATCACCAAGGGCCAGGCCAGCCTCTACTTCTTCCCGCGCGGGCGCACGCAGAAGGCCCACATCCAGATCACGTCCGACGACGACACCGTGGCGTACACGATCGTGGTCGAGCCGCTGACGGGGCGCGTCAAGGTCGTCGACGGCCTCGAAGACCTGCAGCTACCCGACGACATCCACGACGAGAAGGACGCCTTGGGCCGGGAGACCCAGCGACGGAGCCTATGA
- a CDS encoding prepilin-type N-terminal cleavage/methylation domain-containing protein, translated as MSRRRHQRGITLIEVMIALAVLSMIVVSVWSGFRGTMSGMQATEEIQNRYAIVRNGLTRMQSELMMTYLSHNRPLDDVRQYTLLDGVDNSSRDDLTFSTFAHLRMRKDANESDQCVLQYFIEKDPQDPQRTHLFRRESRRLTGDKADQLDEYFPAYVMIEDVEEFDVKYWDDRQREWLDEWRTTRNDMQPDRLPTRIKMKLVVKDGSDRVTFTAQAALPMQEKIDLGKD; from the coding sequence GTGAGCCGGCGTCGCCACCAGCGTGGCATCACGCTGATCGAGGTCATGATCGCGCTGGCGGTGCTGTCGATGATCGTGGTCTCGGTGTGGAGCGGCTTCCGCGGCACCATGAGCGGCATGCAGGCGACTGAGGAGATCCAGAACCGCTACGCCATCGTGCGCAACGGCCTCACGCGCATGCAGTCCGAGCTGATGATGACGTACCTCTCGCACAACCGTCCGCTCGACGACGTGCGCCAGTACACCCTGCTCGACGGCGTCGACAACAGCAGCCGCGACGACCTCACGTTCTCCACCTTCGCGCACCTGCGCATGCGCAAGGACGCCAACGAGAGCGACCAGTGCGTGCTGCAGTACTTCATCGAGAAGGACCCGCAGGACCCGCAGCGCACCCACCTGTTCCGCCGCGAGAGCCGACGGCTCACCGGTGACAAGGCCGACCAGCTCGACGAGTACTTCCCGGCCTACGTCATGATCGAGGACGTCGAGGAGTTCGACGTGAAGTACTGGGACGACCGCCAGCGCGAGTGGCTCGACGAGTGGCGCACGACTCGCAACGACATGCAGCCCGATCGCTTGCCCACGCGCATCAAGATGAAGCTCGTGGTCAAGGACGGCAGCGACCGCGTCACCTTCACCGCGCAGGCGGCCCTGCCGATGCAAGAGAAGATCGACCTGGGGAAGGACTGA
- a CDS encoding prepilin-type N-terminal cleavage/methylation domain-containing protein, producing MNTQANNDPTPIATLAPNPAARRRRRRSRRRSGQRSQLGMTLIEIMVVLAIISLILGGVGVMAFNRYKDAQLEDARNNAVQVHQLSEQYQLQKRKCPKNVTELKAAGFAAREAKDPWGNEFEIRCEQGGGILVVSAGPDGQANTEDDISSDVAAGGNQGDTKDAKGK from the coding sequence ATGAACACCCAGGCCAACAACGACCCGACGCCCATCGCGACCCTCGCCCCGAACCCCGCTGCTCGCCGCCGTCGCCGGCGGAGCCGCCGTCGCAGCGGGCAGCGCAGCCAGCTGGGCATGACCCTCATCGAGATCATGGTCGTGCTCGCGATCATCAGCCTCATCCTCGGCGGTGTCGGCGTGATGGCGTTCAACCGCTACAAGGACGCCCAGCTCGAGGACGCGCGCAACAACGCGGTGCAGGTGCACCAGCTCAGCGAGCAGTACCAGCTGCAGAAGCGCAAGTGCCCCAAGAATGTCACCGAGCTCAAGGCCGCGGGCTTCGCCGCGCGAGAGGCCAAGGACCCGTGGGGCAACGAGTTCGAGATCCGCTGCGAGCAGGGCGGCGGCATCCTGGTGGTGTCGGCCGGTCCCGACGGCCAGGCCAACACCGAGGACGACATCAGCAGCGACGTCGCGGCCGGCGGCAACCAGGGCGACACCAAGGACGCCAAGGGCAAGTAG